A genome region from Streptomyces antimycoticus includes the following:
- a CDS encoding OmpA family protein translates to MSRAMTPQTTARRPARRGPVLAALASTALLVTLTAPAPPAHADSGPGAPADTTPPLKIDAKDSDLRMPEGAKLAPGRVLDIKSVVETDDGDERREDTNAKVKFALQAEVLFGKDSAKLGGEAKARIKEIASEAERQNAKSVRVFGFTDDLGSAGHGIVLSKQRANAVQQALAEDLDPSVNYEIRGYGEQYPIADNASEEGRKRNRRVEVSFPRTA, encoded by the coding sequence ATGAGCCGGGCCATGACACCGCAGACGACGGCCCGCCGCCCCGCGCGCCGCGGCCCCGTGCTCGCCGCGCTGGCCTCCACCGCGCTCCTGGTCACCCTCACCGCCCCGGCGCCGCCCGCCCACGCGGACAGCGGCCCCGGCGCGCCCGCCGACACCACCCCGCCCCTGAAGATCGACGCCAAGGACTCCGATCTGCGGATGCCCGAGGGCGCCAAGCTGGCACCCGGCCGGGTCCTGGACATCAAGTCCGTGGTCGAGACGGACGACGGCGACGAGCGGCGGGAGGACACCAACGCCAAGGTGAAGTTCGCCCTCCAGGCGGAGGTGCTCTTCGGCAAGGACAGCGCCAAGCTGGGCGGCGAGGCGAAGGCCCGGATCAAGGAGATCGCCTCCGAGGCCGAGCGGCAGAACGCGAAGAGCGTCCGCGTCTTCGGCTTCACCGACGACCTGGGCTCCGCGGGCCATGGCATCGTGCTGTCGAAGCAGCGGGCCAACGCGGTGCAGCAGGCGCTCGCCGAGGACCTCGACCCCTCGGTCAACTATGAGATCCGGGGTTACGGCGAGCAGTACCCGATCGCGGACAACGCGAGCGAGGAGGGCCGGAAGCGCAACCGCCGGGTGGAGGTCAGCTTCCCCAGGACCGCCTGA
- a CDS encoding pilus assembly protein TadG-related protein: MKARRDLGSDAGQAFPIYITAVAGLLFLALALFAVGQAGATRNGGQTAADAAALAAAQDYRDQLRKGFLEAIANGSVWDDLLNGRGIGTGDACERAQWFAQQNGADLTGLGCVPGYLPTSFTVTVRTQKPVGKTVIPGTETKHATATAKAVVTPRCTAEPPAPPTKGPDDGQGGGGDGGKGDGDDGKDDGKDDKPPIDLRCDGLDLTIDPTRLDLFPDAKDLFSVHLAD, translated from the coding sequence ATGAAAGCCCGCCGAGACCTCGGAAGCGACGCGGGGCAGGCATTTCCGATCTACATCACGGCGGTGGCGGGCCTGCTCTTCCTCGCGCTCGCCCTCTTCGCCGTCGGCCAGGCCGGAGCCACCCGCAACGGCGGACAGACCGCCGCCGACGCGGCGGCCCTCGCGGCCGCCCAGGACTACCGCGACCAGCTGCGCAAGGGGTTCCTGGAGGCGATCGCGAACGGCAGCGTATGGGACGACCTGCTGAACGGACGGGGGATCGGCACGGGTGACGCCTGCGAGCGGGCCCAGTGGTTCGCCCAGCAAAACGGTGCGGACCTCACGGGTCTGGGGTGCGTCCCGGGCTATCTCCCCACGTCCTTCACCGTCACCGTCAGGACGCAGAAGCCCGTGGGCAAGACCGTCATCCCCGGCACGGAGACCAAGCACGCGACGGCGACGGCCAAGGCGGTCGTCACCCCCCGCTGCACGGCCGAGCCGCCCGCCCCGCCGACCAAGGGGCCCGATGACGGCCAGGGCGGCGGCGGGGACGGCGGTAAGGGCGACGGAGACGACGGTAAGGACGACGGCAAGGACGACAAGCCGCCCATCGACCTCCGCTGCGACGGACTCGACCTGACCATCGATCCGACGCGCCTCGACCTCTTCCCCGACGCCAAGGACCTCTTCTCCGTGCACCTTGCCGACTGA
- a CDS encoding DUF5936 domain-containing protein yields the protein MALLLALAAGLAVAGIAYGIALYRSEAKLPSDLAVALEVGSSRTTAVGSAVDRLGIRYAPLVLRLMGEKRVARVRRRIDLAGNPGGLTVDRYAARRAVYGALGFGGALVMLIKGQVLLALVLVAFGLFWIEVGIWAAVRERKDAIERTLPDFLDVLAVVVSAGLSFRQALDRVAEKYEGPWADELRITLRQMDMGVSRRHAFEELRKRNDSEQVAQFVTALQQGEELGAPIVETLIAIANDMRRTDAQNARRRAARAVPKATMVITTFMVPGTMVLLVAGFFIGSGTDFGSVTGD from the coding sequence ATGGCACTGCTGCTGGCGCTGGCGGCCGGTCTCGCGGTGGCGGGCATCGCCTACGGCATCGCGCTGTACCGCAGCGAGGCCAAGCTGCCCAGCGACCTGGCGGTGGCCCTGGAGGTCGGCTCCAGCCGGACGACCGCGGTCGGTTCGGCAGTCGATCGGCTGGGCATCCGCTACGCCCCGCTGGTGCTGCGGCTGATGGGCGAGAAGCGGGTGGCCAGGGTCCGCCGCCGGATCGATCTGGCGGGCAATCCGGGCGGTCTGACGGTGGACCGCTACGCGGCCCGGCGGGCGGTCTACGGGGCGCTCGGCTTCGGCGGCGCGCTGGTGATGCTGATCAAGGGGCAAGTCCTGCTGGCGCTGGTGCTGGTGGCGTTCGGGCTGTTCTGGATCGAGGTCGGCATCTGGGCGGCGGTGCGGGAGCGCAAGGACGCGATCGAGCGGACGCTGCCGGACTTTCTGGACGTTCTGGCCGTCGTGGTGAGCGCCGGATTGAGCTTCCGTCAGGCCCTGGACCGGGTAGCGGAGAAGTACGAGGGTCCCTGGGCGGATGAACTTCGCATCACACTTCGGCAAATGGACATGGGCGTCAGTCGCCGCCATGCGTTCGAGGAGCTACGTAAACGTAATGACTCGGAACAGGTCGCGCAGTTCGTCACCGCCCTTCAGCAGGGGGAGGAGCTGGGCGCTCCGATTGTCGAAACGCTGATCGCCATTGCGAATGACATGCGCCGTACGGACGCCCAGAACGCACGGCGGCGCGCGGCGCGCGCGGTGCCGAAGGCGACCATGGTCATCACGACCTTCATGGTGCCCGGAACCATGGTGCTGCTCGTCGCGGGGTTCTTCATCGGTTCGGGCACCGACTTCGGCTCGGTGACCGGGGACTGA
- a CDS encoding SLC13 family permease gives MCRSRHPPESVLSTAVAESLSVVLLLGVLAFAVVRPRGLPEAVAAVPAAGIVVATGAVSPARAWAETQELLPVVGFLAAVLLLARMCADEGLFEAAGRAVARACAGRTDRLLGGVFAVAAVVTAVLSLDATVVLLTPVVFATAAKLGARSRPHVYACAHLSNSASLLLPVSNLTNLLALQAGGVSFTRFAVLMGPAWLLTIGIEYLVFRRFFAADLAAGTTEPPPADWPRVPVFALTVLLLTLAGFVGTSLAGLDPQWAAWAGALVLTVRALRRRETTVRGAIGAAGPLFCLFVLALGVVVQAVLAGGLQDALTQVLPSGTSLPALLGIAAVAAVLANLINNLPAVLALLPIASAGGTGPVLAVLIGVNLGPNLTYVGSLATLLWRRIVHHHEPDTGSDLGVFTRLGLLTAPATVVAATAAMWMMLKVTGS, from the coding sequence GTGTGCCGATCACGCCATCCGCCGGAGTCCGTTCTGAGTACCGCCGTCGCCGAGTCCCTTTCTGTCGTGCTGCTCCTCGGCGTACTGGCCTTCGCGGTGGTGCGCCCCCGGGGCCTGCCGGAAGCGGTCGCGGCCGTGCCCGCCGCCGGGATCGTCGTGGCCACCGGGGCGGTCTCGCCCGCCCGGGCCTGGGCGGAGACCCAGGAGCTGCTGCCCGTCGTGGGCTTTCTGGCCGCCGTACTGCTGCTGGCCCGGATGTGCGCGGACGAGGGGCTCTTCGAGGCGGCGGGCCGGGCCGTGGCGCGGGCCTGCGCAGGGCGTACGGACCGGCTCCTGGGCGGGGTGTTCGCGGTCGCGGCCGTCGTCACCGCCGTACTGAGCCTGGATGCCACCGTCGTGCTGCTCACGCCCGTGGTGTTCGCCACGGCGGCCAAGCTGGGGGCGCGGTCCCGGCCGCATGTGTACGCCTGCGCCCATCTGTCGAACTCGGCGTCCCTGCTCCTCCCGGTCTCCAACCTCACCAATCTGCTCGCCCTGCAGGCCGGCGGGGTCTCCTTCACCCGTTTCGCCGTGCTGATGGGGCCCGCCTGGCTGCTGACCATCGGCATCGAGTACCTGGTCTTCCGCCGCTTCTTCGCCGCCGATCTGGCCGCCGGGACCACCGAGCCCCCGCCCGCCGACTGGCCCCGGGTGCCGGTCTTCGCGCTGACCGTGCTGCTGCTGACCCTCGCCGGGTTCGTCGGCACCTCGCTGGCGGGCCTCGACCCCCAGTGGGCGGCCTGGGCGGGCGCCCTCGTGCTCACCGTAAGGGCGCTGCGGCGCCGCGAGACGACCGTAAGGGGAGCCATTGGCGCGGCCGGGCCGCTGTTCTGCCTGTTCGTGCTGGCGCTCGGGGTGGTGGTGCAGGCCGTGCTGGCGGGCGGTCTCCAGGACGCGCTGACCCAGGTGCTGCCCAGCGGGACGAGCCTGCCCGCGCTGCTCGGGATCGCGGCGGTCGCGGCGGTGCTGGCCAACCTCATCAACAACCTGCCCGCCGTGCTGGCGCTGCTGCCGATCGCCTCCGCGGGCGGCACCGGGCCCGTGCTCGCCGTGCTGATCGGCGTCAACCTGGGCCCCAACCTCACCTACGTCGGTTCCCTGGCGACCCTGCTGTGGCGGCGCATAGTGCACCACCATGAGCCGGACACCGGCTCCGACCTGGGGGTGTTCACCCGTCTGGGGCTGCTGACCGCACCGGCGACCGTGGTGGCCGCGACGGCGGCGATGTGGATGATGCTGAAGGTCACCGGAAGCTGA
- a CDS encoding TadE/TadG family type IV pilus assembly protein: protein MSRHREPVRRPADARLTVAPASSRGRAGAGTPAGGGVAGGGVAARRRPETVGTPRSRGAGPLASALRGVAATGHRDRPAAGRGRERGSASIEFLGFLPILILVALAAVQLGIAAYAAQQAGTAARAAARTASLDEPQTSPQAAGEAAISGWLADGTGISSGGCGGGEAQATATVEIPSVIPGFDFGSAEKSATMPCDDGDDGAGGTDSPGAAAMGGDR, encoded by the coding sequence ATGAGCCGTCACCGGGAACCGGTACGCCGCCCCGCCGACGCGCGCCTTACGGTGGCGCCCGCTTCGTCGCGCGGCCGCGCCGGGGCGGGCACGCCCGCGGGCGGCGGGGTCGCGGGCGGCGGGGTCGCGGCGCGGCGCCGTCCCGAGACGGTCGGCACGCCGCGCAGTCGCGGGGCGGGCCCTCTCGCGTCCGCGCTTCGCGGTGTCGCGGCGACCGGCCACCGTGACCGTCCGGCCGCCGGGCGAGGCCGCGAACGAGGGTCGGCGTCCATCGAGTTCCTGGGGTTCCTGCCGATCCTCATCCTGGTCGCGCTCGCCGCCGTGCAGCTCGGCATCGCCGCGTACGCCGCCCAGCAGGCCGGGACCGCCGCGCGGGCGGCGGCGCGCACGGCGTCGCTGGACGAGCCGCAGACCAGCCCGCAGGCCGCCGGGGAGGCGGCGATCAGCGGGTGGCTGGCGGACGGCACCGGTATCAGCAGCGGCGGCTGCGGCGGCGGGGAGGCGCAGGCCACCGCGACCGTGGAGATCCCCTCCGTCATCCCCGGCTTCGACTTCGGCAGCGCCGAGAAGAGCGCCACGATGCCCTGCGACGACGGCGATGACGGCGCCGGCGGTACGGACAGTCCGGGGGCGGCCGCGATGGGAGGCGACCGATGA
- a CDS encoding Flp family type IVb pilin, with translation MGKRVMRNDRGQTSIEYLGIIAVVVAIVLVVSSTDIGSEIANAISNKVAQVVGI, from the coding sequence ATGGGGAAGCGCGTCATGCGGAACGATCGGGGACAGACCTCGATCGAATATCTGGGCATCATCGCCGTGGTGGTCGCCATCGTGCTGGTTGTGTCGAGCACGGACATCGGCAGCGAGATCGCAAACGCCATCTCCAACAAGGTCGCACAGGTCGTCGGCATCTGA
- a CDS encoding CpaF family protein: MSLRARITAPEGPGEGSGGRQDGHLVSAYRAKLLEEIDLAEMSSLSTAERRSRLERVLGHIISREGPVLSTTERSQLIRRVVDEALGLGVLEPLLEDASITEIMVNGPDQIFVERSGRVEQVPVRFASEEQLMQTIERIVSTVNRRVDESNPMVDARLPSGERVNVIIPPLALTGATLTIRRFPRAYTLHELIGMGTLDEQMLMLLAALVRAKFNVVVSGPTGSGKTTLLNALSGLIPDGERIITVEDAAELQLQQTHVIRLESRPPNVEGKGRITIRDLVRNSLRMRPDRIIVGEVRGGETLDMLQAMSTGHDGSLATVHANSAEDALMRLQTLASMSEVAIPYEALRDQINSAVDCIVQLVRNADGSRRISEIALLDSHGHEAYRIATVCRFDAQPMGADRVVHGRFGYFPLPERVAERLRLASESVPPAFGVAAFPAQLATRAAGYDPYDRPPHDRPPHDRPPFGRPPHDRPSFDPPPFDPRDRR; encoded by the coding sequence ATGAGCCTGCGGGCCCGTATCACCGCGCCCGAGGGGCCCGGCGAGGGCAGTGGCGGACGCCAGGACGGCCACCTCGTCTCCGCCTACCGCGCCAAGCTGCTCGAGGAGATCGACCTCGCGGAGATGTCCTCGCTCTCCACCGCCGAGCGCCGCTCCCGGCTGGAGCGGGTGCTCGGCCACATCATCAGCCGCGAGGGCCCGGTCCTCTCGACCACCGAGCGCTCCCAGCTCATCCGCCGGGTGGTGGACGAGGCGCTCGGCCTCGGAGTGCTCGAACCCCTCCTCGAAGACGCCTCCATCACCGAGATCATGGTCAACGGGCCGGACCAGATCTTCGTGGAGCGCTCCGGCCGGGTCGAGCAGGTCCCCGTCCGCTTCGCCTCCGAAGAGCAGCTCATGCAGACCATCGAGCGCATCGTCTCCACGGTCAACCGCCGGGTGGACGAGTCGAATCCGATGGTCGACGCCCGGCTCCCGTCCGGCGAGCGCGTCAACGTGATCATCCCGCCGCTCGCCCTCACCGGCGCCACCCTCACCATCCGCCGCTTCCCCCGTGCCTACACCCTCCATGAGCTGATCGGCATGGGCACGCTGGACGAGCAGATGCTGATGCTGCTCGCGGCGCTGGTGCGGGCCAAGTTCAACGTCGTGGTCTCCGGCCCCACCGGCTCCGGCAAGACCACGCTGCTCAACGCCCTCTCCGGGCTGATCCCCGACGGGGAGCGCATCATCACCGTCGAGGACGCCGCCGAGCTGCAGCTGCAGCAGACCCATGTCATCCGGCTGGAATCCCGGCCGCCCAACGTGGAGGGCAAGGGCCGTATCACCATCCGCGACCTGGTCCGCAACTCGCTGCGGATGCGCCCCGACCGCATCATCGTCGGCGAGGTGCGCGGCGGTGAGACCCTCGACATGCTCCAGGCCATGTCCACCGGCCACGACGGTTCGCTGGCCACCGTCCACGCCAACAGCGCCGAGGACGCGCTGATGCGGCTGCAGACGCTTGCCTCCATGTCGGAGGTGGCGATTCCCTACGAGGCGCTGCGGGATCAGATCAACAGTGCGGTGGACTGCATCGTCCAGCTCGTTCGCAACGCCGACGGATCCCGGCGGATCAGCGAGATCGCGCTGCTCGACAGCCACGGCCACGAGGCGTACCGCATCGCCACCGTCTGCCGCTTCGACGCCCAGCCCATGGGCGCGGACCGGGTGGTGCACGGGCGGTTCGGCTACTTCCCGCTGCCGGAGCGGGTCGCGGAGCGGCTGCGGCTGGCGAGCGAATCGGTGCCGCCGGCCTTCGGCGTGGCCGCCTTCCCGGCGCAGCTTGCCACCCGCGCGGCCGGATACGACCCGTACGACCGACCGCCGCACGATCGGCCGCCGCACGATCGGCCGCCGTTCGGCCGGCCTCCGCACGACCGACCCTCGTTCGACCCACCCCCGTTCGACCCCAGGGACCGGAGGTAG
- a CDS encoding type II secretion system F family protein yields MDHLATAALGATLVCGALGVVGVHTYVRGKEQQRALIDRLSETGPLPGTGRARRFAGVDRRLRTTSLGRKLELRLVATGLEITPGEFFVYTAGAAAGLWLIAASFLAAFFGPIAAVVAVWGAFAFLSWQRQKRIERFINQLPELSRILANATQAGLALRTALGMAADEMEAPAGEELAKVAAKLAVGHSIDDALEELAERLPSRELVVLVTTLVLSNRAGGTVVSSLRNLTQTLEERKETRREVRTQLSQVTVTAYVVPLLGIGTLLLMNRISAGSLDRMTSSFWGQAAVVVAFCLYGIGFFLIRRMSKIDV; encoded by the coding sequence ATGGACCATCTCGCGACGGCCGCCCTCGGCGCGACGCTGGTGTGCGGCGCGCTGGGCGTCGTGGGCGTGCACACCTACGTGCGCGGCAAGGAGCAGCAGCGCGCGCTGATCGACCGGCTCTCGGAGACCGGCCCGCTGCCGGGCACCGGCCGGGCGCGTCGCTTCGCCGGGGTCGACCGGCGGCTGCGCACCACCTCGCTCGGCCGGAAGCTGGAGCTGCGGCTGGTGGCGACGGGCCTGGAGATCACCCCGGGCGAGTTCTTCGTCTACACGGCGGGGGCGGCGGCCGGGCTCTGGCTGATCGCGGCGTCCTTCCTCGCGGCGTTCTTCGGCCCGATAGCGGCGGTGGTCGCCGTCTGGGGGGCCTTCGCGTTCCTCAGCTGGCAGCGGCAGAAGCGGATAGAGCGCTTCATCAACCAACTTCCGGAGCTGTCACGGATCCTGGCCAACGCCACCCAGGCCGGGCTGGCGCTGCGCACCGCGCTCGGCATGGCGGCGGACGAGATGGAGGCGCCGGCGGGCGAGGAGCTGGCCAAGGTCGCGGCCAAGCTGGCCGTCGGCCACTCGATCGACGACGCGCTGGAGGAGCTGGCCGAGCGGCTTCCCTCCCGGGAGCTGGTGGTGCTGGTCACCACTCTGGTGCTGTCCAACCGCGCGGGCGGGACCGTGGTCAGCTCGCTGCGCAACCTCACCCAGACGCTGGAGGAGCGCAAGGAGACCCGGCGTGAGGTGCGCACCCAGCTCTCGCAGGTGACCGTCACCGCCTATGTCGTACCGCTGCTGGGGATCGGGACGCTGCTGCTGATGAACCGGATCTCGGCCGGTTCGCTGGACCGGATGACCTCGTCCTTCTGGGGGCAGGCGGCGGTGGTCGTGGCCTTCTGCCTGTACGGGATCGGCTTCTTCCTCATCCGCCGCATGTCCAAGATCGACGTCTGA